One genomic region from SAR324 cluster bacterium encodes:
- a CDS encoding hemerythrin family protein translates to DAPGLREDKLALLGLFEESVCLYHLGKYLQAAVLLKEYLLKVSEDPIAKLYFAKCNEQIDAGKTDVSQTEFKEIEWTKDLEVGVVMIDQQHQELFRRVNKLMRAIQIEDSTETVPEMLDFLEEYVIIHFHAEEKLMMDTGYPHYYRHKQEHTQFIKVFRQLTELYENKQKGLFFLFHLQNHVIEWLVYHVAGEDRTLGRWYKNDRKGSQE, encoded by the coding sequence TGACGCTCCCGGATTGCGTGAAGACAAATTGGCACTGCTTGGGCTCTTTGAAGAAAGTGTCTGTCTCTATCACCTGGGCAAATACCTCCAGGCCGCGGTGCTGCTGAAAGAATATCTGCTTAAAGTTTCCGAAGATCCCATTGCCAAACTCTATTTTGCAAAATGCAATGAACAGATTGACGCAGGAAAAACCGATGTTTCTCAAACAGAATTCAAGGAGATCGAGTGGACAAAGGATCTGGAAGTTGGTGTGGTCATGATCGATCAACAACATCAGGAACTTTTCCGGCGTGTCAACAAGCTCATGCGTGCCATCCAGATTGAAGATTCCACAGAAACTGTTCCTGAAATGCTCGATTTTCTCGAGGAATACGTCATTATTCATTTTCATGCGGAAGAAAAGCTGATGATGGATACCGGATATCCGCATTATTATCGACACAAACAGGAGCACACCCAGTTTATCAAGGTCTTCCGACAATTGACTGAACTTTATGAAAACAAGCAGAAAGGTTTGTTTTTTCTGTTTCATTTGCAGAATCATGTCATTGAATGGCTGGTGTATCATGTCGCAGGCGAAGATCGCACCCTGGGACGCTGGTATAAAAATGACAGAAAAGGATCTCAGGAATGA